The genome window CGCCACCGTCCGGTCGGCATGGGCGTGATGGGCTTCCAGGATTGCCTGCACATGATGCGCATCCCGTTCGCCTCGGACGCAGCGGTCAGCTTCGCCGACACCTCGATGGAAGCCGTCTGCTACTACGCCTACCTGGCGTCGACGGAACTGGCCGAAGAGCGCGGCCGCTATGAATCGTATGCCGGTTCGCTGTGGGACCGCGGCATCCTGCCACAGGACTCGGTCAAACTGCTGGCCGAGGAGCGCGGCGGCTACCTGGAAGTCGATTCCTCGTCGGCCATGGACTGGACCCCGGTGCGCGAACGCATCGCCAAGTTCGGCATGCGCAACTCGAACTGCGTGGCGATCGCCCCGACGGCGACGATTTCGAACATCATCGGCGTGTCGGCCTGTATCGAGCCGACGTTCCAGAACCTGTATGTGAAATCGAACCTGTCGGGCGAATTCACCGAGATCAACGGCTACCTGGTGCGCGACCTGAAGGCGCGCGACCTGTGGGATGAAGTCATGATCTCCGACCTGAAGTACTTCGACGGTTCGCTGGTGAAGATCGACCGCATCCCGCAAGACTTGCGCGACATCTACGCCACCGCCTTTGAAGTGTCGCCAAGCTGGCTGGTGGAAGCGGCTTCGCGTCGCCAGAAGTGGATCGACCAGGCCCAGTCGCTGAACATCTACATGGCTGGCGCGTCGGGCAAGAAGCTCGACGAGACCTACAAGCTGGCATGGCTGCGTGGCCTGAAAACCACCTACTACCTGCGCACCATCGCCGCTACCCACATGGAGAAATCGACCTCCAAGACGGGTGCCCTGAACGCCGTGGCAGTCGATGGCGGCATGTCGGCCAGCGCCCAGAGCGCCCAGGCTGCGGTCCTGGCGGCAGCCGCTGCCGCCGTGGTGGCGCCCGTGGTGGCAGCTGCGGCGGACGACGCCGATGGCGAAGCCTGCTACCTGCGTCCGGGAGATGACGGCTTTGAGGAATGCGAAGCCTGCCAGTAAAATTTTAGTTGTCAGCCCAGTACTTCTGGGCTGATTCAATGTTGTTAATGTCCGCATTGTCCGATACAACGGGCCTGTTGCGGATCGCCGGCTCGCCGGCATGGAAAGGAAGAAGATTATGTCGTTGTCCTGGGATGATGAAACCACGTCGGCAGCTGTGCCGCGTCCGGCGCAGCAAGCGCCATTGGGAAATACCGAATTGAACCTGCCGGCCGGTGCCGAGCCGTCCGAAGCGAACGCCGAGCAAGTGGCGCGCCGCGTGAATGCCGACGACAAGCGCATCATCAACGGCAAGACGGACGTCAACCAGCTGGTGCCGTTCAAGTACAAGTGGGCGTGGGACAAATACCTGGCCGGCTGCGCCAACCACTGGATGCCGCAGGAAGTGAACATGCAGCGCGATATCGAGCTGTGGAAAAACCCGAACGGCCTGACGGACGACGAGCGCCGCCTGGTCAAGCGCAACCTGGGTTTCTTCGTGACGGCCGACTCGCTGGCCGCCAACAACATCGTGCTGGGCACCTACCGCCACATCACGGCGCCCGAGTGCCGCCAGTACCTGCTGCGCCAGGCGTTCGAGGAAGCGATCCACACGCACGCCTACCAGTACATCGTCGAGTCGCTGGGCCTGGATGAAGGCGAGATCTTTAACGCCTACAACGAAGTCAAGTCGATCCGCGACAAGGATGAATTCCTGATCCCGTTCATCAATACGCTGACCGACCCCGCGTTTGTCACCGGCACGGTGGAAAACGACCAGAAGCTGCTGAAGTCCCTGATCGTGTTTGCCTGCCTGATGGAGGGTTTGTTCTTCTACGTCGGCTTCACGCAGATCCTGGCGCTGGGCCGCCAGAACAAGATGATGGGCGCCGCCGAGCAGTACCAGTACATCCTGCGCGACGAATCGATGCACTGCAACTTCGGCATCGACTTGATCAACACGATCAAGATGGAAAACCCGCAGCTGTGGACGGCCGAATTCCGCGAAGAGATCAAAGTGCTGTTCATGCAAGCCGTGGAACTGGAATACGCGTACGCGGAAGACACCATGCCACGCGGCGTTCTGGGTCTGAACGCGCCGATGTTCAAGGGCTATCTGCGCTTCATCGCCAACCGCCGCGCGCAGCAGATCGGCCTCGAGCCGCTGTTCGCGCAAGAGGAAAATCCGTTCCCGTGGATGAGCGAAATGATCGACATGAAGAAGGAACGCAACTTCTTCGAGACGCGCGTGACCGAGTATCAAACCGGTGGTGCGTTGAACTGGGAATAAGCGTTTTTCAGGCTACGCCAGGAAGCGCCGTCATCGTGACGGCGCTTTTTTTTCGCGTGCATGGCGGCGGCAAAATGCATGCTTCAATCGGCGATGCGACGAGGCTTGCGCCTGGATTTTCGGATGCCGCGCATGGAGGCATGGCGGGCCCAAAAAATCATTTCAGGACACGCTGGCGGCGGCATTTGCCGCGCGATTGTGCGATAGCACGCGTAACGTGCAAAAAAGCGCCTGAAAACGTGTCGTGCCGGTTGCGCATTGACAAGGTTTTCGTGTACTTTATGAGATTGCAAATGCGAGCGTTAGAATGCGGGGTTTTATAACCAGCGCGGTAGCGAAAAAAGCTCGCAAAACAGGGATACAGATTTACACGGATATGCACAAAACCACACCGTTTTCGTCTGCCGCCGTGCCCGAATTTTTTCAGGCATGGCGGTTTTTTATTTGACGCATGGGTGTTGTGGCGAGCGCGATGCGAGGAGCGAAAAAACGCACGGCATCGAAAACGAATGACCGAATTCAGACTTTGCCACCAGCTGCGAGATAAAGCAGGGTGGCACCGACGATGGCTGAAGTGCTGCAAACGTGAGGAGTTGCAGCAGTTCAGCTGGTGCCGAATTCATTAGCGCAAACGACCGTTTGTGCCGATGAATAATTCGCCTGGCCTATCCCTGTGGTGGGTCGGACGGGTTTAAATCTTGTAGCTTAAATTTCTCATCTCAGATGAAGGAGAGACAAATGGCAACAGCCGCTAAGAAATCAGAAGTAAAGAAACCAGCCGCCAAGGCTGCTCCTGCCGCGAAGAAGCCGGCAGCCGCAGTCAAGACGGTTGCCGCTAAACCAGCTGCCAAAGCCGCAGCGAAACCAGCCGCCAAACCAGTCGCCAAAGCCGCAGCCAAGCCTGCAGCAAAAGTGGCCGCCAAGCCGGCAGCAAAAGTGGCAGCCAAGCCAGTAGCGAAAGCCGCAGCGAAACCAGCGGCCAAGGCAGCAGCTAAGCCGGCAGCCAAGCTGGTAGCCAAGCCAGCCGCGAAAGTGGCAGCGAAACCTGCCGCCAAGGCAGCCGCCAAGCCTGTCGTGAAAAAAGCCGTTGCCAAGCCAGCAGCAAAAGCCGCGGCAAAACCAGCGGCCAAAGCGGCAGCAAAACCAGCAGCCAAGCCAGCAGTGAAAAAAGCCGCAGCGAAACCTGCCGCCAAACCGGTCGCCAAGGCAGCAGCCAAGCCAGCAGCGAAAAAAGTCGTCGCCAAGGCAGCAGCCAAGCCGGCCGCCAAAGCAGCAGCGAAGCCAGCAGCAAAAGCTGCAGCCAAGCCAGCGGCCAAGGCAGCAGCAAAGCCGGCAGCAAAAGCGGCAGCCAAGCCAGCCGCCAAGGCAGCAGCGAAAAAAGTCGTTGCCAAGCCGGTCGTCAAAGCAGCAGCCAAGCCAGCAGCGAAAGCCGCAGCGAAACCTGCCGCCAAAGCAGTAGCGAAGCCAGCAGCGAAAAAAGTCGTCGCCAAGCCAGCCGCCAAGGTAGCAGCGAAGCCGGCAGCCAAAGCTGCAGCCAAGCCAGCGGCCAAGGTAGCAGCCAAGCCGGTAGCGAAAGTTGCCGCCAAGCCAGCAGCTAAAGTGGCCGCCAAACCGGTCGCCAAAGCAGCAGCGAAACCTGCCGCCAAGGTTGCAGCGAAACCTGCAGCCAAGCCAGCGGCCAAGGTAGCAGCCAAGCCAGCAGCGAAAGCCGCAGCGAAACCTGCCGCCAAGCCAGCCGCGGCGCCAGTCGTGGCAGCGGCAGCAGCGGCACCTGCCGCCGTGGTCGCCAAGCCAGCCGCCAAGAAGGCCGCGCCTAAAAAGGCCGCACCGAAGAAGGCAGCGCCTGTCGCCAAGCCATCGGCACCTATCGCACCTGTAGCAAAAACCGTGTTGGCACCGGCTGCAGCCTGGCCATTCCCAACCAGCACCCGCCCATCGTAATTTCGACGATACGGGTGCCTGGATGAGGCAACACGCCGCTGTGTGACTCAATCACACAGCGGTTTTTTTTTGGAGAATTAGTCGTGCTGATCGTTATCCTTACATTGATCGTTGATACCATTGCCACCTTGCTGGGCGGCGTATTGCTGCTGCGCTTCTGGATGCAGGCGGTGCGCGTGCGGCCCCCTTCATCGGTGGCGCAATTCACGTTTCAATTGTCCGACTGGCTGGTGCGCCCCCTGCGCCGCGTGGTGCCGGGCGTGGGCGGGTATGACTGGGCCAGCCTGATCGGCGCCTTCCTGATCGTGCTGCTGGCCAGTTCGGTGCTGTTTATTTCAGGCGCTCCCGTCGAAGTGGTGCTGCTCAAGTCGCTGCAACGCTTCCTGCAATGGATACTCTACGGTTTCATGGCCCTGCTGATCATCGAAGCCATCTTCAGCTGGGTCAACCCGCATGCGCCGCTGGCGCCGTTTGTTCGCGCCCTGAACGAGCCGCTGCTGCGTCCGATCCGCAAGGTCGTGCCGCTGGTCGGCAGCCTGGACTTGTCGCTGCTGGTGGCGCTGATTCTGTTGCAGATCGCGCAAGTGCTGGTGGGGATGATTATTGTGCTGCGATGACGGTGATGGTGGCGTAGGTCGGGTTAGCGTAGCGTAACCCGACGTCACCCGCCATGCCAATGATGTTGTCGGATTACGCGTGGCTGCGCCCCGCTAATCCGACCTACGACCTACATATTAATAGCGGTAACCGAACGCCGCTTCAAACTGCTCGGCGATGCTTTCGGGCGTAAACACATGGTTTTGCGCGCCCTGCGTGGCGATTTTGATCGCGCCCAGCAGGCTGGCCAGGCGGCCGCTGGTTTCCCAGCCCAGGTCGTTGGTGATGCCGAACAGCAAGCCAGCACGGTAAGCGTCGCCGCAACCGGTCGGGTCCAGCACTTCCTTGGCGGTCACGACAGGAATGTCGATGCGCTTGCCGTCCGTATAGATTTCCGAACCTTTTTCGCCACGCGTGACGATCAGCGCGTCCAGGCGGCTGGCGATGTCCGGCAGGGTCAAGCCCGTACGTTCCATCAACATTTCCATCTCATAATCGTTGGCCGATACATACGTGGCTTTGTCGATGAAGTCGATCAACTGTTCGCCATTGAAGCGTGGCAACTGTTGACCCGGGTCGAACATGAAGGGGATGCCCAGCTCGGCCAGGTCGGCGGCGTGCTTGAGCATGCCAAGGTCGCCGTCGGGCGAAATGATGGCAACCTTGGCCGGGCCCGCATTGGCGACCGGGTTTTCATGCGCGAACGACATGGCACCCGGGTGGAAGGCATTGATCTGGTTATTGTCCGCATCGGCCGTGACGAAGCACTGCGCGTTGTAGCTGTCGGCCTTGATCAGGATGTTGGCGGTGGAAATGCCCAGCTTTTGCAGGCGTTCCAGGTAGGCGGCGCTGTCCTGGCCCATGACGCCGACGATGCGCGGGTCGCCGCCCAGCATTTTCAGGCTGTAGGCGATGTTGCCCGAGCAGCCGCCGAACTCCGTGCGCATGGTGGGCACGAGGAAGGACACGTTCACCTTGTGCAATTGGTCGGCCAGCAGCGATTCGCCGAAGCGGCCGGGGAATTGCATGATGGTGTCGGTGGCGAGCGAGCCGCAGATCAGCGATGTGTTGGTCATGATAGTGTCGGTTAAGGGTAAAAGATGGCGATATGGTAGCCAGACGCCGTGAGCTGGTCTAATGCAAAGTACAGTTTGATGGTTTGTTCCGAGCGCGCCGCAAAACCCTTGCTCACATCGATAGTGGCTGGCAGGTAGTCGCGCGGCGCAATGACACGGCGCAAGAGCGGCTTGTCGTTGGCGTCGTTGAGTATCAGTTCGATGCTGGGCCAGGCTTGCACGCTGCGGCTCTGGTTGCGCAGCAGCGAGACATAGGAAAACGTCTGTTCCTTCAGGGTTTGCAATTCACCCTGTTCGATGGACAGCGCTTCGATCTGCGCCGGCAAGTCGACCTGGCAGCCACTGAGCTTGCACAGCGCGACCAGGGTCGGCTTCCACTGCGGGAACTGCGCCGCCAGCGGATTGCGGAAGGTGGTCATCACTTGCAGCAATAACAAGAACAGCAGCACCGCCGAGCCGATGGCCATGGCCGCGCGCACGGCCTTGCCGCTCTGTTCGCGGCGCCGGCCCTGGGTCACAAAGGCCGGTTCGTCGTCGGCCGGCGGCAGGACGGGTTCGTCCTGCTCTTCGGCTGGCTCCGGCGCAACGGGGGCGGCAGGCAGCGCTTCGAAAGCGTGGTCGGCCAGCGTCGGTTCCCGGCGCGCGGGCACGGGTTTGTCCAGGCTGACTTTGTCGATGGCAGGCAACGCCGGGGCGGCCTCGGCTTCCAGGCTCGGTTCGCGGCGGCTGTCGCGCAGATACGTGGCGAAGGCGGGCGCGTCATCGACCTGGCGGCGCTTGAACGGTGCCATCGGCTGGGGCAGCGGCGCTTCCGGTGCTTCGGCCGGTGCCATGACAGGGGCGGCGACAGGCGCGTCGGCCAGCGCCTCGTCGGGCAGGCTGACGTCGAGGTCCAGCTCGATGTGGTCGCCGTGGTCTTCCTTGAGCTGCGCCGTTGCCGGCAAGATGCCAAACGGGTCGAACGAGGTGTCGAAGTCGAGAGAATAGATGGGTTCGTCGTCCGTGGCGGACGGCAGGCTGTTGTCGGCCGGATACGTGGTCGACAGCGGGGCGTCAGCGCCGGGGCCGGACGTTAAAAACGGCGATGCCGCGGCTGGATCGACCAGCGCGGCATTGCCGTCAAAGACTTCCCTGCACGTGCCGCAGCGCACGATGCCCCCACGTAACTTCAACTGGTCAGCAGCGACCCGAAATATCGTGTTGCAATGGGGGCATTTGGTGGCGAGGGCCATTGCTGTGCTTATGCACCTTCCGCGCGGGGCGCAGGCGCTTGCGTGCTGCCCAGGCGGCCATGCAGGGCCACCCAGCCATCTTGCTCGGCCCACACGCCCAGTTCGATGAACGGTGCGTAGGCCGCGGCCACTTCTTCCGCCTGGCGTGCCAGCACGCCGGACAGGATCAGGGCGCCGCCGGCGGCGACTCTGCCCGACAGCATGGGCGCCATCACCTTCAATGGGCTCGACAGGATGTTGGCGACGACGATGTCAAACTTGGCCGTGGCGTGTGCCGACGTGGCAAACGTGTCTGGCAAGAAATATTCGATCTCGCACTGGTTGCGTTCGGCATTCAAGCCAGCCGATTCGATCGCTTGCGGGTCGATATCGACGCCGACCACGGTTTGCGCGCCGAGCTTCTTGGCCACCATGGCCAGGATGCCGGAACCGCAACCGTAGTCGAGCACGCTCTTGCCGGGGGCGGGATGGGCTTCCAGCCATTCCATGCACAAACGCGTGGTCGGATGGCTGCCCGTGCCGAAGGCCAGGCCCGGGTCCAGTTCCAGGATCAGGCCGTCAGGATCCGGTGCCTCGTGCCAGCTGGGCACGACCCAGATATTCTTGCCGATGTGAATCGGGGCGAATTGCGACTGGGTCAGGCGCACCCAGTCCTGCTCTTCCACGGGGCGCATGCTAAAGGCGGGCACTTCCACCATGCCGACCGCTTCGGCTGCGGCGGCCACGATGGCGGCCTGGTCGGCGTCGACGTCGGTCAGCGCCACCACGCGGCTGCGTTCCCACGCCGCTTCCTTCGGTTCCATGCCGGGCTCGCCAAACAGGGGCTGCTCGGCATCCGTGCCTTCATCGGCGTCTTCCACCGAGACCGACAGGGCACCCGCTTCCATCAAGGCGTCGGACATGGCCTCGGCGTTGTCACGGGCGATTTCGATGACGATTTCCGTCCAGCTCATGCGCCCGCCTTGATTTCGGATTTCTTGGCGATGCTGGGGCTGCCGCTATTCAGGTTCTTGCCCAGGTCCGGCATGTCGGCCAGTTTCTGTTCCAGATAGTGAATGTTGGTGCCGCCTTCGATGAAGCGCGCGTCGATCATCAGTTCGCGATGCAGGGCGATATTCGTGTTGATGCCTTCGACCACCATTTCGGACAGAGCGATCTGCATGCGGCGGATCGCTTGCTCGCGCGTGGCGCCGTAAGCGATCACTTTGCCGATCATCGAGTCGTAGTGCGGCGGCACATAGTAACCGGCGTAGGCGTGCGAGTCGACGCGGATGCCAGGGCCGCCCGGCGCATGCCACGAGACGATCTTGCCTGGCGATGGCGTGAACTTGAACGGGTCTTCGGCATTGATGCGGCACTCGATGGCGTGGCCCGACAGCAAGACGTCGCGCTGGCGGAAACGCAGTTTTTCGCCAGCGGCGATGCGGATCTGCTCTTGCACGATGTCGATGCCGGTGATCATCTCGGTGACGGGATGTTCCACTTGCACGCGTGTATTCATTTCAATGAAATAGAACTCGCCGTTTTCGTACAGGAATTCAAACGTGCCGGCGCCGCGGTAGCCGATCTTGCGGCAGGCTTCGGCGCAACGGTCGCCAATTTTCTCGATGAGTTTGCGCGGGATGCCCGGTGCTGGTGCTTCTTCGATCACTTTCTGGTGGCGGCGCTGCATGGAGCAGTCGCGCTCGCCCAGCCAGACGGCGTTCTTGTGTTCGTCGGCGAGGATCTGGATTTCCACGTGGCGCGGATTTTCCAGGTACTTCTCCATATACACTTCAGGGTTGCCGAAAGCCGTGCCGGCTTCCGTCTTGGTCATCGACACGGCGTTGATCAGGGCAGCTTCCGTGTGCACCACGCGCATGCCGCGTCCGCCACCGCCGCCGGCAGCCTTGATGATGACCGGGTAGCCGACCTTGCGGGCAATTTGCACGATCGCTTTCGGATCGTCCGGCAACGCGCCTTCGGAGCCGGGCACGCACGGCACGCCGGCCTTGATCATGGTTTGCTTGGCCGACACTTTATCGCCCATCAAACGGATCGATTCGGAGCGGGGGCCGATGAAGACGAAGCCCGACTTCTCGACGCGTTCGGCAAAGTCGGCGTTTTCCGACAGGAAGCCATAGCCTGGGTGAATCGCTTGTGCATCCGTCACT of Janthinobacterium sp. PAMC25594 contains these proteins:
- a CDS encoding carbohydrate kinase family protein — protein: MTNTSLICGSLATDTIMQFPGRFGESLLADQLHKVNVSFLVPTMRTEFGGCSGNIAYSLKMLGGDPRIVGVMGQDSAAYLERLQKLGISTANILIKADSYNAQCFVTADADNNQINAFHPGAMSFAHENPVANAGPAKVAIISPDGDLGMLKHAADLAELGIPFMFDPGQQLPRFNGEQLIDFIDKATYVSANDYEMEMLMERTGLTLPDIASRLDALIVTRGEKGSEIYTDGKRIDIPVVTAKEVLDPTGCGDAYRAGLLFGITNDLGWETSGRLASLLGAIKIATQGAQNHVFTPESIAEQFEAAFGYRY
- a CDS encoding DUF3426 domain-containing protein, with the translated sequence MALATKCPHCNTIFRVAADQLKLRGGIVRCGTCREVFDGNAALVDPAAASPFLTSGPGADAPLSTTYPADNSLPSATDDEPIYSLDFDTSFDPFGILPATAQLKEDHGDHIELDLDVSLPDEALADAPVAAPVMAPAEAPEAPLPQPMAPFKRRQVDDAPAFATYLRDSRREPSLEAEAAPALPAIDKVSLDKPVPARREPTLADHAFEALPAAPVAPEPAEEQDEPVLPPADDEPAFVTQGRRREQSGKAVRAAMAIGSAVLLFLLLLQVMTTFRNPLAAQFPQWKPTLVALCKLSGCQVDLPAQIEALSIEQGELQTLKEQTFSYVSLLRNQSRSVQAWPSIELILNDANDKPLLRRVIAPRDYLPATIDVSKGFAARSEQTIKLYFALDQLTASGYHIAIFYP
- a CDS encoding YggT family protein, translating into MLIVILTLIVDTIATLLGGVLLLRFWMQAVRVRPPSSVAQFTFQLSDWLVRPLRRVVPGVGGYDWASLIGAFLIVLLASSVLFISGAPVEVVLLKSLQRFLQWILYGFMALLIIEAIFSWVNPHAPLAPFVRALNEPLLRPIRKVVPLVGSLDLSLLVALILLQIAQVLVGMIIVLR
- the accC gene encoding acetyl-CoA carboxylase biotin carboxylase subunit; the protein is MFEKILIANRGEIALRIQRACREMGIKTVVVHSEADKDAKYVKLADESVCIGPAQSSLSYLNMPAIISAAEVTDAQAIHPGYGFLSENADFAERVEKSGFVFIGPRSESIRLMGDKVSAKQTMIKAGVPCVPGSEGALPDDPKAIVQIARKVGYPVIIKAAGGGGGRGMRVVHTEAALINAVSMTKTEAGTAFGNPEVYMEKYLENPRHVEIQILADEHKNAVWLGERDCSMQRRHQKVIEEAPAPGIPRKLIEKIGDRCAEACRKIGYRGAGTFEFLYENGEFYFIEMNTRVQVEHPVTEMITGIDIVQEQIRIAAGEKLRFRQRDVLLSGHAIECRINAEDPFKFTPSPGKIVSWHAPGGPGIRVDSHAYAGYYVPPHYDSMIGKVIAYGATREQAIRRMQIALSEMVVEGINTNIALHRELMIDARFIEGGTNIHYLEQKLADMPDLGKNLNSGSPSIAKKSEIKAGA
- a CDS encoding ribonucleotide-diphosphate reductase subunit beta, translated to MSLSWDDETTSAAVPRPAQQAPLGNTELNLPAGAEPSEANAEQVARRVNADDKRIINGKTDVNQLVPFKYKWAWDKYLAGCANHWMPQEVNMQRDIELWKNPNGLTDDERRLVKRNLGFFVTADSLAANNIVLGTYRHITAPECRQYLLRQAFEEAIHTHAYQYIVESLGLDEGEIFNAYNEVKSIRDKDEFLIPFINTLTDPAFVTGTVENDQKLLKSLIVFACLMEGLFFYVGFTQILALGRQNKMMGAAEQYQYILRDESMHCNFGIDLINTIKMENPQLWTAEFREEIKVLFMQAVELEYAYAEDTMPRGVLGLNAPMFKGYLRFIANRRAQQIGLEPLFAQEENPFPWMSEMIDMKKERNFFETRVTEYQTGGALNWE
- the prmA gene encoding 50S ribosomal protein L11 methyltransferase, whose product is MSWTEIVIEIARDNAEAMSDALMEAGALSVSVEDADEGTDAEQPLFGEPGMEPKEAAWERSRVVALTDVDADQAAIVAAAAEAVGMVEVPAFSMRPVEEQDWVRLTQSQFAPIHIGKNIWVVPSWHEAPDPDGLILELDPGLAFGTGSHPTTRLCMEWLEAHPAPGKSVLDYGCGSGILAMVAKKLGAQTVVGVDIDPQAIESAGLNAERNQCEIEYFLPDTFATSAHATAKFDIVVANILSSPLKVMAPMLSGRVAAGGALILSGVLARQAEEVAAAYAPFIELGVWAEQDGWVALHGRLGSTQAPAPRAEGA